In the genome of Desulfuromonas sp. DDH964, one region contains:
- a CDS encoding desulfoferrodoxin family protein, whose protein sequence is MSLESSFFCQVNHPKDPASLTDLEKKHTPVITAPEQLKAGEAATVTVEIGKLLAHPNEPGHFIEWIDLYANYVFLARLSLTAVTTRPILKAEVVIPHGLPKVTLRAFARCNLHGVWEAVKEVSVS, encoded by the coding sequence ATGAGTCTTGAATCGAGTTTCTTCTGCCAGGTCAACCACCCCAAGGATCCCGCCAGCCTGACCGACCTGGAAAAAAAGCATACCCCCGTCATCACCGCACCGGAGCAGCTCAAGGCCGGTGAGGCGGCCACCGTCACCGTCGAGATCGGCAAGCTCCTCGCCCATCCCAACGAGCCGGGGCACTTCATCGAGTGGATCGACCTCTATGCCAACTATGTCTTCCTGGCGCGCCTCAGCCTCACCGCGGTGACCACCCGGCCGATCCTCAAGGCCGAAGTCGTCATCCCCCACGGGCTCCCCAAGGTAACCCTGCGCGCCTTCGCCCGCTGCAACCTGCATGGGGTCTGGGAGGCGGTCAAGGAGGTCAGCGTCAGCTGA
- a CDS encoding SCO family protein: protein MTRRLSLLLLCGLLAFSGGAGAVPFSLPTDQVPPREVGVSEHLGSKIPLDLTFSDENGAPVRLGDLVTLPTVIVPIYYRCPNVCNFLQGALARALPQVRRTPGKDFQVISISFDETEGLADARQSRAIYYQAMQQKFPTGAWRFLTGELPAIRKLTDAAGYHFRREGNDFQHPVAIFVVSSDGTISRYLYGTSILPMDLTLALVEAAEGRVSPAIRKVVQFCFSYDPQNSKYVFNIFRVSATVILLTAGMLFAFLAWTGRKPREPESKP from the coding sequence ATGACCCGACGCTTATCCCTCCTGCTTCTGTGCGGGCTGCTGGCATTCTCCGGCGGCGCCGGTGCTGTCCCCTTTTCGCTGCCGACCGACCAGGTGCCGCCGCGCGAAGTCGGCGTCAGCGAACACCTCGGCAGCAAAATCCCGCTCGATTTGACCTTCAGCGACGAAAACGGCGCCCCAGTCCGGCTCGGCGATCTGGTGACACTGCCGACGGTCATCGTGCCGATCTACTACCGCTGCCCCAACGTCTGCAACTTCCTGCAGGGGGCCCTGGCGCGAGCCCTCCCCCAGGTGCGGCGCACCCCCGGCAAGGACTTCCAGGTCATCTCGATCAGTTTCGACGAGACCGAGGGCCTGGCCGACGCCCGCCAGTCCCGGGCGATCTATTACCAGGCGATGCAGCAGAAGTTCCCAACCGGCGCCTGGCGGTTTCTTACCGGCGAGCTGCCGGCGATCCGCAAGCTCACCGACGCGGCCGGCTACCATTTTCGCCGCGAGGGGAATGATTTCCAGCATCCGGTGGCGATCTTCGTCGTCAGCAGCGACGGCACCATCAGCCGCTACCTCTACGGCACCAGCATTCTGCCGATGGACCTGACCCTGGCGCTGGTCGAAGCGGCGGAGGGACGGGTCAGCCCGGCGATCCGCAAGGTCGTCCAGTTCTGCTTCAGCTATGACCCGCAAAACAGCAAGTACGTCTTCAACATCTTCCGCGTCTCGGCCACGGTCATCCTGCTGACGGCAGGCATGCTCTTCGCCTTCCTGGCCTGGACCGGGCGCAAACCACGGGAGCCGGAATCGAAGCCATGA
- a CDS encoding SlyX family protein — translation MTDKDRRLTELEIRFSHISLQLEELSGELLGCYRRIEALEREGRRLRDTLRNMGPDLIESPDE, via the coding sequence GTGACTGATAAGGACAGACGTTTGACCGAACTGGAAATCCGCTTTTCCCATATCTCCCTGCAACTCGAAGAGTTGAGTGGCGAACTGCTGGGGTGCTACCGGCGTATCGAGGCACTGGAGCGGGAGGGGCGGCGGTTACGCGACACGCTGCGCAACATGGGTCCGGACCTGATCGAATCGCCCGACGAGTGA